The Treponema rectale genome includes a window with the following:
- a CDS encoding VUT family protein yields MKKLIAWIMDTFEWLFDLKDWKMLLRSIPASVVALFTVSTVTMNLAANKIVWSGLKIGQNYFISITGGVFLSWAVFLIMDMVTKTFGAKASIKLNLFGALVNTLAVVFLGIIASVPSEFPFPGASASFDTVFGFTGNGVQPWQILISSTTAYVISGIVNAVVNVLIGKLFVKNPDGKAAFITRSYISTMTGQFVDNFIFTALAFSFFAHYYGFTTITGMAVLGALIELFCEVIFSPVAYRKCRKWQQEGVGHEYFEYCKTMEISKDPSRFEYKN; encoded by the coding sequence ATGAAAAAGCTTATTGCCTGGATTATGGACACTTTTGAATGGCTGTTTGACTTAAAAGACTGGAAAATGCTTTTAAGATCCATACCGGCCTCTGTTGTTGCTCTGTTTACTGTTTCTACAGTAACAATGAATCTTGCCGCCAATAAAATCGTCTGGAGCGGCTTAAAAATCGGACAGAATTACTTTATTTCGATTACAGGCGGAGTATTTTTATCCTGGGCTGTTTTTTTAATCATGGACATGGTTACAAAAACTTTCGGAGCAAAAGCATCTATTAAGCTCAACCTTTTTGGAGCACTGGTAAATACTCTTGCAGTTGTTTTTCTGGGAATCATCGCATCAGTTCCTTCCGAATTTCCATTTCCAGGAGCAAGTGCCTCTTTTGACACAGTATTCGGCTTTACAGGAAACGGAGTTCAGCCGTGGCAGATTCTTATTTCTTCCACAACCGCATACGTTATTTCAGGAATAGTTAATGCCGTAGTAAACGTATTAATCGGAAAACTATTTGTAAAAAATCCTGACGGAAAAGCAGCATTCATTACCCGCTCCTACATAAGTACGATGACAGGTCAGTTTGTAGACAACTTTATTTTTACGGCCCTTGCTTTCAGTTTTTTTGCACATTACTACGGTTTTACCACCATTACCGGAATGGCTGTTCTCGGTGCCCTTATTGAACTTTTCTGTGAAGTTATATTTTCACCGGTTGCATACAGAAAATGCCGTAAATGGCAGCAGGAAGGCGTAGGACATGAATACTTTGAATACTGCAAAACCATGGAGATAAGCAAAGATCCGTCGCGGTTTGAATATAAAAACTAA
- a CDS encoding PLP-dependent aminotransferase family protein codes for MLTYDMSEKNKPLYRHLYECIRADITCGKLKSSQKMPSKRTLAEHLGVSTITVENAYDQLISEGYMYAVPKRGYFVSDITGLKLSSSQDIKKLHILKPVKNTENFFDFSSNRTERSDFPFSVWAKLMRETISLKEKELLIDSPCEGVRELREAIANHLSSFRGMNVDPDQVIVGAGTEYLYTLLIKLLGTDKVFAIENPGYKKLSSIYKSNGTECCFINLDRSGMNVEELIQSGADVAHISPTHHFPTGITMPISRRYEMLSWANEKNGRYIIEDDYDSEFRLNGKPIPSLQSIDAFEKVIYMNTFSKSLTSTFRISYMVLPEHLVNLFFKNLSFYSNTVSTFEQYTLASFISGGYFEKHINRMRLRYGRKRTRILEMIKKIFSPQECQVIENDSGLHFLLSLNTELSDLELQKRLLQKKIKIGSITDYYMTLEKNSLKLPDRHQFILNYSGIDMNGLEAALREIKSCMYV; via the coding sequence ATGCTTACATACGACATGTCAGAAAAAAATAAACCGCTGTACAGGCATCTTTATGAGTGCATTCGGGCGGATATTACTTGTGGAAAATTAAAGAGCAGCCAGAAGATGCCTTCAAAAAGAACCCTTGCGGAACATCTTGGTGTCAGTACGATTACGGTAGAAAATGCCTATGACCAGTTGATAAGTGAAGGGTATATGTATGCTGTTCCGAAGCGGGGGTATTTTGTATCTGATATAACGGGATTAAAGCTTTCTTCTTCTCAGGATATAAAAAAACTTCATATCCTTAAGCCGGTAAAAAATACTGAAAATTTTTTTGATTTTTCTTCAAATAGAACCGAGCGTTCGGATTTTCCTTTTTCAGTCTGGGCAAAGCTTATGCGGGAAACAATTTCTTTAAAAGAAAAAGAACTTCTTATTGATTCCCCCTGCGAAGGCGTAAGGGAACTCAGGGAAGCAATTGCAAATCATCTTTCTTCTTTCCGGGGAATGAATGTAGATCCTGATCAGGTAATCGTTGGTGCCGGAACGGAATATCTTTATACGCTTTTAATAAAACTTCTCGGAACAGACAAGGTTTTTGCAATAGAAAATCCCGGATATAAAAAACTTTCTTCCATATATAAGAGTAATGGAACAGAGTGCTGTTTTATAAATCTTGACCGCAGCGGCATGAATGTTGAAGAACTCATTCAAAGCGGGGCAGATGTTGCACATATAAGTCCGACACATCACTTTCCAACGGGAATTACAATGCCTATAAGCCGCCGTTATGAAATGCTGTCATGGGCAAACGAAAAAAATGGGCGGTACATTATAGAAGATGATTACGACAGCGAATTCCGGCTTAACGGAAAACCGATTCCATCTCTGCAGAGTATAGATGCCTTTGAAAAAGTCATTTACATGAATACCTTCTCAAAATCCCTTACTTCCACATTCCGAATCAGTTACATGGTCCTTCCGGAACATCTTGTAAATCTGTTTTTTAAGAATCTTTCTTTCTATTCAAATACAGTTTCTACTTTTGAACAGTATACCCTTGCGTCTTTTATCAGCGGCGGTTATTTTGAAAAACACATTAACAGAATGCGCCTCAGGTATGGAAGAAAACGCACCAGAATTCTTGAGATGATAAAAAAGATTTTCTCTCCTCAGGAATGTCAGGTTATAGAAAATGATTCCGGACTTCATTTTCTGCTTTCCCTTAATACAGAACTTTCTGACCTTGAGTTACAGAAAAGACTTCTTCAGAAAAAAATTAAAATAGGAAGCATTACGGATTATTACATGACGCTGGAAAAAAATTCCCTGAAACTCCCGGACAGACATCAGTTCATCTTAAATTATTCCGGAATTGACATGAACGGTCTGGAAGCTGCTCTCAGGGAAATTAAGTCCTGCATGTATGTTTAA
- a CDS encoding adenylate/guanylate cyclase domain-containing protein has translation MKKVKRQRIFPLGVKLAIIIGFIVLASLGSVTVLNSYFVSKDVRVTAEENNLTLNTRSASSVQSEFNSVRANVLQLLDLVNAVSGGRNSALAKQAEGFFFERNSNIAEIMLLTQYQTQKNLVVYTRLKNNRFYSSNEIDADASDVLLYQIEDSLLRACNGETIVENVSPFFKTGMLSLLLPYRENGLRQCCVIVFSLENIASILGTGSINETFMINDADELLCHPENDRVLSGQSMKNHPLVKIMRQENMNNEESRQIVYNFVDNFGKTKKYIGAFQKIGMADISIFTSVSLDVVLEGVYTTRRNNLYLMAIVFFISIIFILSFSRFAISRHLRRLTAAAEEIQKGNFNTGIISALNVRRRDEIGILNKSTQDEQEFLNTFARFTNRGVAKAIARKEIDFEPHLKDVTIFFSDIRGFTAISDGFKNRFGEESPREIIGFLNDYMGRMVNCVTISGGTIDKFEGDAIMAVWGILRDDSLDFEQLPDTDPEKKKHEEVHLRHVKEDAVNAIRGTIAMRYALMEYNKAAEAFTKAHEHEERAKYKPHIRIGCGINTGRATCGIMGSEDKMEYTAIGDSVNFASRTESSNKPCGTDILITEDTYNLLKKDFIRCKENNFTLTQENEINELVVEQIPVEFEVKGKGAQHFYGVVNMPQFDIEAFFKTADKDFVLDADCARAVGKSGPKTLNEMRQLLGIPVPEFEMVNLNEEENKIQVKK, from the coding sequence ATGAAAAAAGTAAAGCGGCAGAGAATTTTTCCTTTAGGGGTAAAGCTGGCTATAATTATCGGCTTTATCGTACTTGCTTCTCTTGGCTCGGTAACCGTTTTGAATAGTTATTTTGTATCAAAAGATGTTCGGGTTACTGCAGAAGAGAATAATTTAACCTTAAATACTCGTTCGGCTTCCAGCGTGCAGAGTGAATTTAATTCGGTGCGTGCTAATGTTCTTCAGCTTCTTGACCTGGTTAATGCGGTCAGCGGCGGAAGAAATTCTGCGCTTGCAAAACAGGCAGAGGGCTTTTTCTTTGAAAGAAACTCAAATATTGCAGAAATAATGCTTCTGACTCAGTACCAGACTCAGAAAAATCTCGTTGTATATACCCGGTTAAAGAATAACCGCTTTTATTCATCAAATGAAATAGATGCTGATGCATCAGATGTTCTTCTCTATCAAATAGAAGATTCTTTGCTTAGAGCCTGCAATGGAGAGACTATAGTAGAAAATGTTTCTCCATTTTTTAAGACGGGAATGCTCAGCCTTCTTCTTCCGTACAGGGAAAACGGTCTCAGGCAGTGCTGTGTTATAGTTTTTAGTCTTGAAAATATTGCATCCATACTTGGAACAGGTTCTATTAATGAAACCTTTATGATAAATGATGCTGATGAATTGTTGTGCCATCCGGAAAATGACCGCGTTCTTTCAGGACAGAGCATGAAAAATCATCCCCTGGTAAAAATAATGCGCCAGGAGAACATGAATAATGAAGAAAGCCGTCAGATTGTGTATAATTTTGTAGACAACTTCGGAAAAACTAAGAAATATATTGGTGCATTTCAAAAAATCGGCATGGCCGATATAAGTATTTTTACTTCAGTTTCGCTGGATGTAGTTCTTGAAGGTGTGTATACCACGCGCCGTAACAATCTGTACCTTATGGCGATAGTTTTCTTTATTTCCATAATCTTTATTCTTTCTTTCAGCCGCTTTGCAATTTCAAGACACTTGCGTCGTCTTACGGCTGCTGCTGAAGAAATTCAGAAGGGTAATTTTAATACAGGAATCATTTCTGCCCTTAACGTGCGCCGCAGGGATGAAATCGGTATTCTTAATAAATCAACTCAGGATGAGCAGGAATTCCTTAATACTTTTGCAAGGTTTACGAACCGTGGTGTTGCAAAAGCCATTGCCCGCAAGGAAATCGACTTTGAGCCGCATCTTAAGGATGTTACTATTTTCTTCTCAGACATACGCGGATTTACTGCAATTTCTGACGGATTTAAGAATCGTTTCGGAGAAGAAAGCCCTAGGGAAATCATCGGGTTCTTAAATGACTATATGGGCCGCATGGTAAACTGCGTTACTATTTCCGGCGGTACAATCGATAAGTTTGAAGGTGATGCTATCATGGCTGTATGGGGAATCCTCAGAGACGACAGTCTTGATTTTGAACAGCTTCCAGATACTGATCCGGAAAAGAAAAAGCACGAAGAAGTTCACCTGCGTCATGTTAAGGAAGATGCTGTAAATGCCATCCGCGGTACTATTGCCATGAGATATGCCCTTATGGAATACAACAAGGCGGCAGAAGCATTTACAAAAGCTCATGAGCATGAAGAAAGGGCAAAATATAAGCCGCACATCAGAATCGGCTGCGGTATTAATACCGGACGTGCTACCTGCGGTATTATGGGTAGCGAAGACAAAATGGAATATACCGCTATTGGAGACAGCGTAAACTTTGCCAGCAGAACGGAAAGTTCAAATAAACCTTGTGGAACGGATATCCTCATTACAGAAGATACTTACAATTTATTGAAGAAAGATTTTATCCGCTGTAAAGAGAATAATTTTACTTTGACACAAGAAAATGAAATAAATGAACTTGTTGTTGAACAGATACCAGTTGAGTTTGAAGTAAAAGGAAAGGGCGCTCAGCATTTCTATGGTGTGGTAAATATGCCTCAGTTTGACATTGAAGCCTTCTTTAAAACTGCAGATAAGGATTTTGTTCTTGATGCAGATTGTGCACGGGCTGTAGGAAAATCAGGCCCGAAGACTTTGAACGAAATGCGTCAGCTGCTTGGTATCCCTGTTCCAGAGTTTGAAATGGTGAACTTGAATGAAGAAGAGAACAAGATTCAGGTTAAAAAATGA
- a CDS encoding LuxR family transcriptional regulator, which produces MEDNIEKSELLTDKKTSPLIPIEELERRLHEVSVNYFLRDIRKDRESYYALTYEEIVRTQSWLCFSGLTLNFIMDGKLEEARHLIESIPEDKDSFIKLLKIGLTIVHPEITWKRFVSCIEYLKSINTPLKCVMLTAGRPLLLNGFNDFSRLGPLLLKHREMFVDYLKYLYPESLCPYIYNLCLAEYYYQTNSLVDAAMLVGSTIKKFNIEGENRVTFAALYLQSKILLAHGKSVRAESFIQDIRNCTGEAGKAEFDYNIDAVNVLFSLYEGNIARVKEWLSETAPDEFADFNLLDLYRYMVKMRCYIATRKYAAVIALAERLRPYLAAGRRFMDLCELDLILALSLFAAKNNKAAFEALRNALKKVRMYRYYRLVADEGEPMLHLLIEYIKTEGKSPFLMNLLDMTRSMAIRHPLYMKVPCQKGEGFTQMEIDVLTLLEQGKSKEEIAEYFFISVNTVKYHIKNVYVKLGVKTATQAVWNARILGII; this is translated from the coding sequence ATGGAAGATAATATAGAAAAAAGTGAACTTTTAACCGACAAGAAAACTTCACCTCTTATTCCGATTGAAGAACTGGAACGCAGACTTCATGAAGTTTCTGTTAATTATTTTCTTAGAGATATCCGCAAAGACCGGGAATCATATTATGCCCTGACTTATGAAGAGATTGTCCGTACTCAGTCCTGGCTTTGTTTTTCAGGATTGACACTTAATTTTATCATGGACGGCAAATTAGAAGAAGCCCGGCATTTAATTGAGTCCATTCCAGAAGATAAAGATTCTTTTATTAAACTTTTGAAAATCGGCCTTACAATAGTTCATCCTGAAATTACCTGGAAGCGGTTTGTTTCTTGTATTGAGTATCTTAAGAGCATTAATACTCCTTTGAAGTGTGTTATGCTTACTGCTGGTCGTCCTCTTTTACTTAACGGTTTTAATGATTTTTCAAGACTGGGACCTCTTCTTTTAAAGCACAGGGAAATGTTTGTAGATTATCTGAAGTATTTGTATCCTGAATCACTTTGTCCGTACATATATAATCTCTGCCTTGCTGAATACTATTATCAGACCAATTCCCTTGTAGATGCAGCAATGCTTGTGGGGAGTACGATAAAAAAGTTTAATATCGAAGGTGAGAACCGCGTTACATTTGCAGCCCTTTATCTGCAGTCAAAAATCCTGCTTGCTCACGGAAAGAGTGTCAGGGCAGAGAGTTTTATTCAGGATATAAGAAATTGTACCGGAGAAGCAGGTAAGGCAGAGTTTGATTATAATATTGATGCCGTTAATGTTCTCTTTTCTCTTTATGAAGGAAACATAGCTCGGGTTAAAGAATGGCTTTCGGAAACTGCTCCTGATGAATTTGCAGATTTTAACCTGCTGGATTTATACCGCTACATGGTAAAGATGCGCTGTTATATTGCAACAAGAAAATATGCTGCGGTAATAGCACTTGCGGAACGTCTGAGACCGTATCTTGCTGCCGGCAGGAGGTTTATGGACTTATGCGAACTGGATTTAATCCTTGCTTTGAGTCTTTTTGCTGCAAAAAATAATAAAGCCGCATTTGAAGCCTTAAGGAATGCCCTGAAAAAAGTCAGAATGTACCGTTATTACCGTCTTGTAGCTGATGAAGGCGAACCTATGCTTCATCTTTTAATCGAATATATTAAAACTGAAGGAAAATCGCCTTTTCTGATGAACCTTCTTGATATGACCAGAAGTATGGCAATCCGTCATCCTCTTTACATGAAGGTCCCCTGTCAGAAAGGAGAAGGTTTTACACAGATGGAAATAGACGTTCTTACGCTTCTTGAGCAGGGAAAATCAAAGGAAGAGATTGCTGAATATTTTTTTATCAGCGTAAATACCGTAAAGTACCATATTAAAAACGTATATGTTAAACTTGGTGTAAAAACAGCTACCCAGGCAGTCTGGAATGCAAGAATTCTTGGAATAATATGA
- a CDS encoding DNA methylase, which yields MERTYIAIDLKSFYASVECVERNLNPLTTNLVVADESRTEKTICLAVTPSLKAYGLSGRSRLFEVIQKSKEVEQRTGKKLEYIIAPPRMALYMEYSARIYSIYLNYFSHEDIHVYSIDEVFIDATGYLNLYKTDAKTLTKNIIQEILNKTGITATAGIAPNLFLCKIAMDIVAKHVEADENGVRIATLSVDEYRRTLWNHTPITDFWRIGNGIANRLLKIGIHTMGDIARRSLDAPQSLYKLFGIDAEILIDHAWGYEPCTIKHIKNYKRRYKSITSGQVLSCPYTWEKTRIVVKEMAEFLSQELVTKQLASATFTLIISYDRSSPLENYKGDFEIDRYGREVPKSDHGSIRLSAETSSMSKITDAVLTVFDRIIDKTLLAKRLNLTAEKVIPQKEEQADLFTTVHEQKKERSLQETMLKLQNKFGKNTILKGSDFEEGATTIERNRQIGGHKK from the coding sequence ATGGAACGGACATATATTGCAATCGACTTAAAATCTTTTTATGCCTCTGTTGAATGTGTTGAGCGTAATCTCAACCCGCTGACAACTAATCTTGTTGTTGCAGATGAATCACGCACGGAAAAAACAATTTGTCTTGCCGTAACCCCTTCCCTTAAAGCATACGGACTTTCCGGCAGAAGCAGGCTTTTTGAAGTCATACAGAAATCAAAAGAAGTTGAGCAAAGGACAGGAAAAAAACTTGAATACATAATTGCCCCGCCCCGCATGGCACTCTACATGGAATATTCAGCAAGAATTTATTCAATATACTTAAACTATTTCAGCCATGAAGACATTCACGTGTACAGCATTGATGAAGTATTCATTGATGCAACCGGCTACTTGAACCTATACAAAACAGATGCAAAGACTCTTACAAAAAACATCATTCAGGAAATACTGAATAAAACCGGTATTACGGCTACAGCAGGCATTGCACCAAATCTGTTCCTCTGCAAAATCGCAATGGATATTGTTGCAAAACATGTTGAGGCTGATGAAAACGGAGTACGCATTGCTACCCTGTCAGTTGATGAATACAGAAGAACGCTCTGGAATCATACCCCGATAACTGACTTCTGGAGAATCGGAAATGGAATTGCAAACCGTCTCCTGAAAATCGGAATTCATACAATGGGAGATATTGCACGCCGTTCCCTGGATGCACCGCAGTCCCTCTACAAACTCTTTGGAATCGATGCAGAAATTCTAATAGATCATGCCTGGGGATATGAACCCTGTACAATAAAACACATAAAAAATTATAAACGCCGTTATAAAAGCATAACCTCAGGACAGGTTCTGTCATGTCCCTACACATGGGAAAAAACAAGAATCGTTGTAAAAGAAATGGCAGAATTCCTTTCTCAGGAACTGGTTACAAAACAGCTTGCTTCTGCAACTTTTACCCTGATAATTTCTTATGACAGAAGTTCTCCTCTTGAAAATTATAAAGGAGATTTTGAAATCGACCGTTACGGACGTGAAGTTCCAAAGTCTGACCACGGAAGCATAAGGCTAAGTGCAGAAACTTCTTCCATGAGTAAAATAACCGACGCAGTACTAACTGTTTTTGACAGGATAATCGACAAAACTCTTCTTGCAAAAAGACTGAACCTTACGGCAGAAAAAGTTATTCCTCAAAAAGAAGAACAGGCAGATCTATTCACCACAGTTCATGAACAGAAAAAAGAACGCTCACTTCAGGAAACCATGCTTAAACTTCAGAACAAGTTCGGTAAAAACACAATACTTAAAGGAAGTGATTTTGAAGAAGGTGCCACAACTATAGAAAGGAACCGGCAGATAGGAGGTCACAAAAAATGA
- a CDS encoding GNAT family N-acetyltransferase, whose amino-acid sequence MSNIKIRDVNLSDAARLAEIYSYYVKNTAISFEYDAPDEKEFSQRISSIQKNFPYICIEENGRITGYAYASKFHPRAAYSHCAELSIYIEKNSKKKGFGKLLYEELQNRLEKLGILNLYACIGVPEVPDEYLDFNSQHFHEHLGFKTVGLFHKCGRKFNRWYNMIWMEKLIGVHE is encoded by the coding sequence ATGAGTAATATAAAAATACGTGATGTAAATTTAAGTGATGCAGCAAGGCTTGCAGAAATATATTCATACTATGTAAAAAACACGGCCATATCTTTTGAGTACGATGCTCCTGATGAAAAGGAATTTTCTCAGAGAATTTCTTCCATTCAGAAAAATTTTCCATATATCTGCATTGAAGAAAACGGCAGGATAACGGGTTATGCTTACGCTTCTAAGTTTCATCCCCGTGCAGCCTACAGTCACTGTGCGGAACTTTCCATTTATATAGAAAAGAATTCAAAGAAAAAAGGCTTTGGAAAACTTTTGTACGAAGAACTCCAGAACCGTCTGGAAAAACTCGGCATATTAAATTTATATGCGTGCATAGGTGTTCCTGAAGTTCCCGATGAATATCTTGATTTTAACAGTCAGCATTTTCATGAGCATCTTGGTTTTAAAACAGTGGGCTTATTCCATAAATGCGGCAGAAAGTTTAACCGCTGGTACAACATGATCTGGATGGAAAAACTGATTGGAGTGCATGAGTAA